Proteins from a single region of Ananas comosus cultivar F153 linkage group 3, ASM154086v1, whole genome shotgun sequence:
- the LOC109708168 gene encoding kunitz trypsin inhibitor 2-like, which yields MALLLLSLLSLFLFAVPAVRAAPPEPVYDTDGHPLRRGESYYVLPVIRGGGLTLAQRHRMCPLYVAQEPQEVKMGLPVTFSPVDSAAAADDTVRLSTDVNVRFDVVTVCVQSTVWRLGDTEGGEGRQQRRFVATGGVQGSPGPDTVSNWFKIEKFLDRGYKIEFCPSVCRFCKVVCGDVGVVSEDGKRLLGLSDAPFPVMFKNVKSKA from the coding sequence ATGGCTCTCCTACTACTATCCCTCTtatccctcttcctcttcgccgTCCCCGCCGTGCGCGCTGCTCCCCCGGAACCCGTGTACGACACCGACGGCCACCCGCTGCGCCGTGGCGAGTCGTACTACGTCCTGCCCGTCATCCGCGGCGGCGGCCTCACTCTCGCGCAGCGCCACCGCATGTGCCCGCTGTACGTGGCCCAAGAACCCCAAGAAGTCAAAATGGGCCTGCCGGTGACGTTTTCGCCTGTCGAcagcgccgccgcagccgacgACACTGTCCGTCTGTCGACGGACGTCAACGTGCGGTTCGACGTCGTGACAGTCTGCGTGCAGTCGACCGTCTGGCGGCTCGGGGACACGGAGGGGGGAGAAGGCCGGCAGCAGCGGCGGTTCGTGGCGACGGGCGGCGTGCAGGGGAGCCCGGGCCCGGATACCGTCAGCAATTGGTTCAAGATCGAGAAGTTTCTGGACAGAGGTTACAAGATCGAGTTTTGTCCGAGCGTCTGCAGGTTTTGCAAGGTCGTGTGTGGGGATGTGGGTGTGGTTAGCGAGGATGGGAAGAGGCTCCTGGGGCTAAGTGATGCGCCGTTCCCAGTTATGTTTAAGAACGTTAAGTCCAAAGCTTAA